In Pseudomonas lalkuanensis, the following are encoded in one genomic region:
- a CDS encoding class I SAM-dependent methyltransferase encodes MEETSDPEELSRGILEQQQVKQELAAIKAERERLRLDTPVPPREEAPPPSNILPFPSRTLPSPGLCCGNALLLDYLYGVESDALQSLPEERTRQLFDFATTAQAARALRCRRRMLARILDETCLDSGKGARMLCIAGGHFREAELARELRHGHFGEMLVFDDDVERLDRVRKSYGALGVLTRLGNLEQLLSGECGFEGYDLVYSSGITELLDDRRCERLVQRLFQALRPGGRLLLANFRPGVDAIAILERLLDWHPRYRHDVQMLSLLDGVDYNQIASARVFHDIGQRIVFLEAVRYG; translated from the coding sequence GTGGAAGAAACCAGTGATCCGGAAGAACTGAGCAGAGGCATCCTGGAACAACAACAGGTCAAGCAGGAACTGGCGGCAATCAAGGCCGAACGCGAGCGGCTGCGATTGGACACACCTGTACCGCCCCGGGAAGAGGCGCCGCCGCCGAGCAACATTCTTCCCTTTCCCAGCCGAACATTGCCGAGCCCCGGCCTGTGTTGCGGCAACGCGCTGCTGCTGGACTATCTCTACGGCGTCGAATCGGACGCCCTGCAGAGCCTGCCCGAGGAGCGCACCCGCCAGCTGTTCGATTTCGCCACCACTGCGCAAGCGGCCCGCGCCCTGCGTTGCCGCCGGCGCATGCTGGCCCGCATCCTGGACGAAACCTGCCTGGACTCCGGCAAGGGCGCGCGCATGCTGTGCATCGCTGGCGGCCACTTCCGCGAGGCGGAGCTGGCCCGCGAACTGCGCCACGGGCACTTCGGCGAGATGCTGGTGTTCGATGACGACGTGGAGCGCCTGGACAGGGTGCGCAAGAGCTATGGCGCCCTGGGCGTGCTCACTCGCCTGGGCAACCTGGAACAGTTGCTGAGCGGCGAGTGCGGGTTCGAGGGCTACGACCTGGTGTATTCCTCCGGAATCACCGAACTGCTGGATGACCGCCGTTGCGAACGATTGGTCCAGCGCCTGTTCCAGGCCCTGCGGCCCGGCGGCCGCCTGTTGCTGGCGAACTTCCGGCCGGGCGTCGATGCCATTGCCATTCTGGAAAGGCTGCTGGACTGGCACCCGCGCTATCGCCATGACGTGCAGATGCTCAGCCTGCTGGATGGGGTGGACTACAACCAGATCGCCTCGGCGCGAGTATTCCACGACATCGGCCAGCGCATCGTCTTCCTGGAGGCGGTGAGGTACGGCTGA
- a CDS encoding helix-turn-helix transcriptional regulator, whose amino-acid sequence MPHMDELYDSLVNLCYECVLDGGAWRPMLELLAAATGHQLGALLFLDQHEKRPQVTSINLCDPACVEVYNAYYHQLDPAKDVLVPRPVGSWYHDLEDLGPQRIRRDPYYQEFHLPFGMSNISCIKLHEQADSGIYLSLLTAVGAALPEMRQRDLLMRLSPHLVRAAKMSGHLRNLELEVAHRDLLLERHPAPLWLLDAEGRVRYGNRQAERRLSQPEFALKGVQGRLHGKALDDRLQALIRQACGRNGKRRAGWLPLPGEAQGRLLVTPVPEASPLSGRHAGTLVLLTLLEGQAGSQWLADLFQLSPAEQRLANLLVQGLAPEACAERLNVSINTIRTQLRALFRKTETERQAELVTLLARLQGL is encoded by the coding sequence ATGCCGCACATGGACGAGCTCTACGACAGCCTGGTCAACCTCTGCTACGAATGCGTGCTGGATGGCGGCGCCTGGCGGCCGATGCTGGAACTTCTGGCGGCGGCCACCGGCCACCAGTTGGGCGCCCTGCTCTTCCTCGACCAACACGAGAAACGGCCGCAGGTCACCTCGATCAACCTCTGCGACCCAGCCTGCGTGGAGGTCTACAACGCCTACTACCACCAGCTCGATCCGGCCAAGGATGTGCTGGTCCCGAGGCCGGTGGGCAGTTGGTACCACGACCTGGAGGACCTGGGCCCCCAGCGCATCCGCCGCGACCCGTACTACCAGGAATTCCACCTCCCCTTCGGCATGAGCAACATTTCCTGCATCAAGCTGCACGAGCAGGCCGACTCGGGCATCTACCTGTCGCTGCTGACCGCTGTGGGCGCGGCCTTGCCGGAGATGCGGCAACGCGATCTGCTCATGCGCCTGAGTCCTCATCTGGTGCGTGCGGCGAAGATGTCCGGCCACCTGCGCAACCTGGAACTGGAAGTAGCGCACCGCGACCTGCTCCTGGAACGCCACCCCGCGCCGCTCTGGCTGCTGGATGCCGAAGGCCGGGTGCGCTACGGCAACCGCCAGGCCGAGCGACGCCTTAGCCAGCCGGAGTTCGCCCTGAAGGGCGTTCAGGGGCGGCTGCATGGCAAGGCCCTGGACGACCGCCTGCAGGCGCTGATCCGCCAGGCCTGTGGCCGGAATGGCAAGCGCCGCGCCGGCTGGCTGCCCCTGCCCGGTGAAGCGCAGGGCCGCCTGCTGGTGACACCGGTGCCGGAAGCTTCGCCGCTGTCGGGCCGGCACGCTGGCACGCTGGTGCTGCTGACGCTGCTGGAAGGCCAGGCCGGGAGCCAGTGGCTGGCCGACCTGTTCCAGCTCAGTCCGGCGGAGCAACGCCTGGCCAACCTGCTCGTCCAGGGACTGGCCCCCGAAGCCTGTGCCGAGCGCCTGAATGTCTCGATCAACACCATCCGCACCCAGTTGCGCGCGCTGTTCCGCAAGACCGAAACCGAACGTCAGGCGGAGCTGGTCACCCTCCTCGCTCGCCTCCAGGGCCTTTGA
- the maiA gene encoding maleylacetoacetate isomerase: MNTELTLYGYWRSSAAYCVRIALNLKGLAYRQEPVHLVKDGGQQHQDAYRELNPQGLVPLLVDAGNAGGEIRIAQSLAILEYLEEVFPVPALLPADPAQRALVRSLAMHIACEVHPLNNLRVLQYLKAELGVSDEAKDAWYRHWVGAGLAAVEKGLEAFGGKLSLGSRPGYLEACLVPQVYNARRFDCDLSAYPRILDIAARCEALEAFRNAAPEVQPDAQ, encoded by the coding sequence ATGAATACAGAACTCACTCTCTACGGGTACTGGCGCTCCAGCGCTGCCTACTGCGTGCGTATCGCCCTCAACCTGAAGGGCCTGGCCTATCGCCAGGAGCCGGTGCACCTGGTCAAGGATGGCGGCCAGCAGCATCAGGACGCCTATCGCGAACTCAACCCCCAGGGCCTGGTGCCGCTGCTGGTGGATGCCGGAAATGCCGGTGGCGAAATCCGCATCGCCCAGTCCCTGGCCATCCTCGAATACCTCGAAGAAGTCTTCCCCGTACCGGCCCTGCTGCCGGCCGACCCCGCCCAGCGCGCCCTGGTGCGCTCGCTGGCCATGCATATCGCCTGCGAAGTACATCCGCTGAACAACCTGCGGGTGCTGCAGTACCTCAAGGCTGAACTGGGCGTCTCCGACGAGGCCAAGGATGCCTGGTACCGCCACTGGGTGGGCGCAGGTCTCGCCGCCGTGGAAAAGGGCCTGGAAGCCTTCGGCGGCAAGCTCTCCCTGGGCAGCCGTCCCGGCTACCTAGAAGCCTGCCTGGTTCCCCAGGTCTACAACGCACGACGCTTCGACTGTGACCTTTCGGCCTATCCGCGCATCCTCGATATCGCTGCGCGCTGCGAAGCCCTCGAAGCATTCAGGAATGCTGCTCCGGAGGTACAGCCAGACGCGCAATAA
- a CDS encoding amino acid permease → MSEMQHSGELKRGLKNRHIQLIALGGAIGTGLFLGSAGVLKSAGPSMILGYAICGFIAFLIMRQLGEMIVEEPVAGSFSHFAHKYWGGFAGFLSGWNCWVLYILVGMSELTAVGKYIHYWWPDVPTWATAAVFFLVVNAINLANVKLFGEAEFWFAMIKVVAIVGMIVLGCWMLFSGSGGEQATVANLWAHGGFFPNGVSGLVMAMAFIMFSFGGLEMLGFTAAEADKPKQVIPKAINQVIYRILIFYVGALVVLLSLSPWDALLASINGAGDAYSGSPFVKIFALIGSDTAAHLLNFVVLTAALSVYNSGTYCNGRMLLGLAEQGDAPRALAKVDKRGVPVRSLLVSAAVTFLAVVVNYVVPQNALELLMSLVVAALVINWAMISYSHLKFRQQMDKDGVRTGFRALWYPMGNYLCLVFVLFILGVMLLIPGIQVSVYAIPVWLLVMWGCYRLKLSSKAQTDKVAGYEAG, encoded by the coding sequence ATGAGTGAGATGCAACACTCGGGCGAGCTGAAACGCGGCCTGAAGAATCGCCACATCCAGCTGATCGCCCTCGGCGGCGCCATCGGCACCGGTCTCTTCCTCGGTTCCGCCGGCGTGCTCAAGTCCGCTGGTCCCTCGATGATCCTCGGCTATGCCATCTGCGGCTTCATCGCTTTCCTGATCATGCGCCAGCTGGGCGAAATGATCGTCGAAGAGCCGGTCGCCGGCTCCTTCAGCCACTTCGCACACAAGTACTGGGGTGGTTTCGCCGGCTTCCTCTCGGGCTGGAACTGCTGGGTGCTCTACATCCTGGTCGGCATGAGCGAGCTCACCGCCGTGGGCAAGTACATCCACTACTGGTGGCCGGACGTCCCCACCTGGGCCACCGCCGCCGTCTTCTTCCTGGTGGTCAACGCCATCAACCTGGCCAACGTGAAACTCTTCGGCGAGGCCGAATTCTGGTTCGCCATGATCAAGGTGGTCGCCATCGTCGGCATGATCGTCCTCGGCTGCTGGATGCTGTTCAGCGGTAGCGGCGGCGAGCAGGCGACGGTCGCCAACCTCTGGGCCCATGGCGGCTTCTTCCCCAACGGTGTGAGCGGGCTGGTGATGGCCATGGCCTTCATCATGTTCTCCTTCGGTGGCCTGGAAATGCTCGGCTTCACCGCGGCCGAGGCCGACAAGCCGAAGCAGGTGATCCCGAAGGCCATCAACCAGGTCATCTACCGCATCCTGATCTTCTATGTCGGCGCCCTGGTCGTGCTGCTCTCCCTGAGCCCCTGGGACGCGCTGCTGGCTTCCATCAACGGCGCGGGCGATGCCTACAGCGGCAGCCCCTTCGTGAAGATCTTCGCGCTGATCGGCAGCGACACCGCCGCGCACCTGCTGAACTTCGTGGTGCTCACCGCCGCCCTGTCGGTCTACAACAGCGGTACCTATTGCAACGGCCGCATGCTGCTGGGGCTGGCCGAGCAGGGCGACGCCCCGCGCGCCCTGGCCAAGGTGGACAAGCGCGGCGTACCGGTACGTTCGCTGCTGGTGTCGGCGGCCGTGACCTTCCTCGCCGTGGTGGTCAACTACGTGGTTCCGCAGAATGCGCTGGAACTGCTGATGTCCCTGGTGGTGGCCGCCCTGGTGATCAACTGGGCGATGATCAGCTACTCCCACCTGAAGTTCCGCCAGCAGATGGACAAGGACGGTGTTCGCACCGGCTTCCGCGCCCTCTGGTACCCGATGGGCAACTACCTGTGCCTGGTCTTCGTGCTGTTCATCCTCGGCGTCATGCTGTTGATCCCGGGCATCCAGGTATCGGTGTACGCCATCCCGGTATGGCTGCTGGTGATGTGGGGCTGCTACCGCCTGAAGCTCAGCAGCAAGGCCCAGACTGACAAGGTCGCGGGTTACGAAGCGGGTTGA
- a CDS encoding methyl-accepting chemotaxis protein: protein MKIRQKMVASGAISVLAAALLGGIGYWGQTELAGALAENQLSVSALRNHLEGDMMHDALRADVLAALVVQPGDQAGADQVRSDLRDHSEWFRRTLGENAKLPLTADIRSAIAESQPALETYIGEAERIVNLALRDPQAARGELSAFERSFGELEEKNEALSGKIEAHAAKTRSDGEAAVSSAAAWLVGGILLVVGLLCLVTSQLMRAVLRPLEKTVCVAHAIAQGNLLTQVSIDSDDEAGQLQRALAEMQGNLRQMIATIRNESEELRGTAHRLSETSQSIVDGASEQSDSATSMAAAMEQMIANIGQIAEHARNAQNISAQSEDLAGSGGAVILGVVDGMSRIADAVNQSSSTITALGQSSEEIHSIIQVIKGIAEQTNLLALNAAIEAARAGEAGRGFAVVADEVRNLAARTAQSTQEITGMIQRIRESTQQAVDSMQTGVERVQDGVGLARQAGESINEIRSGAHRAAEVVEEISHTIGEQSRASSEVAQRVELIAQMSRSNSQAMRDLANAVESLDAVASAMQSSVARFQI, encoded by the coding sequence ATGAAAATAAGGCAGAAAATGGTCGCCTCCGGAGCAATCAGCGTGCTGGCCGCTGCCCTGCTGGGTGGCATCGGATACTGGGGACAGACCGAACTGGCCGGGGCGCTGGCGGAGAACCAGTTGAGCGTAAGCGCCCTGCGCAATCACCTGGAAGGCGACATGATGCACGACGCCCTGCGTGCCGACGTGCTGGCGGCGCTGGTGGTGCAGCCGGGCGACCAGGCCGGGGCCGACCAGGTACGCAGTGACCTGCGCGACCACAGCGAATGGTTCCGCCGCACCCTGGGCGAGAACGCCAAACTGCCGCTGACGGCGGATATCCGCAGCGCCATCGCCGAGTCCCAACCGGCCCTGGAGACTTACATCGGAGAAGCCGAACGCATCGTCAATCTCGCCCTGCGCGATCCGCAGGCGGCGCGTGGCGAGTTGTCGGCCTTCGAGCGCAGCTTCGGCGAGCTGGAGGAGAAGAACGAGGCGCTGAGCGGCAAGATCGAGGCCCACGCGGCGAAGACCCGTAGCGATGGCGAGGCGGCCGTGAGCAGCGCCGCCGCCTGGCTGGTGGGCGGCATCCTGCTGGTAGTCGGCCTGCTCTGCCTGGTGACCAGCCAGCTGATGCGCGCGGTCCTGCGCCCCCTGGAGAAAACCGTCTGCGTGGCCCACGCCATCGCCCAGGGCAACCTGCTCACCCAGGTCAGCATCGACAGCGACGACGAGGCCGGCCAATTGCAACGGGCCCTGGCTGAAATGCAGGGCAACCTGCGCCAGATGATCGCCACCATCCGCAACGAGAGCGAGGAACTGCGCGGCACCGCCCACCGCCTCAGCGAAACCTCGCAGAGCATCGTCGACGGTGCCAGCGAGCAATCCGACAGCGCTACCAGCATGGCCGCGGCCATGGAGCAGATGATCGCCAACATCGGCCAGATCGCCGAGCATGCCCGCAATGCGCAGAACATTTCCGCCCAGTCCGAGGACCTGGCCGGCAGCGGCGGCGCGGTGATACTCGGTGTAGTGGACGGCATGAGCCGCATCGCCGACGCGGTGAACCAGTCCTCCAGCACCATCACGGCGCTGGGCCAGTCGTCAGAGGAAATCCACTCCATCATCCAGGTGATCAAGGGCATCGCCGAACAGACCAACCTGCTGGCACTGAACGCCGCCATCGAGGCTGCCCGCGCCGGGGAAGCCGGGCGCGGCTTCGCGGTGGTGGCCGACGAAGTGCGCAATCTGGCGGCACGCACCGCGCAGTCGACCCAGGAGATCACCGGGATGATCCAGCGCATCCGCGAGTCCACCCAGCAGGCGGTGGACAGCATGCAGACGGGCGTGGAGCGGGTGCAGGACGGCGTTGGCCTGGCGCGGCAGGCGGGCGAGTCGATCAATGAGATCCGCAGTGGCGCCCACCGTGCGGCGGAAGTGGTGGAGGAGATTTCCCACACCATCGGCGAGCAGTCCAGGGCCAGCAGCGAAGTGGCCCAGCGGGTAGAGCTGATTGCCCAGATGTCACGGAGCAACAGCCAGGCCATGCGCGACCTCGCCAACGCCGTCGAAAGCCTGGACGCCGTGGCCAGCGCGATGCAGTCGTCGGTGGCGCGGTTTCAGATTTGA
- a CDS encoding metal-dependent hydrolase, with product MDSLTQAVLGATIQGALLGRWQGRKALLYGAVLGTLPDLDVAIRYTDAVAAMTYHRGFSHSIFVLSALAALLTLLVRRWRPNPGYSTQRLFLSLWLVLVTHTLLDCFTSYGTQLFWPLMTPPIAWSSIFIIDPLYTLPLLAAVIGGVLFGLRDRTPRLPVAALALSSLYLLSTLGGKFMAEQRVQEALERDGVRPQAMFSTPTPFNTLLWRVIVLDGEDYHEALVSWFDREPPRLEPIPRGTELARCLRDSPQHLRLAWFTHGILRYDQIDQVLVVTDLRLGMTGFHPFRFILAEHRDGRWQPVKEARRWHTERGDLDRLKVLWQRIWHEDQAVPLSTWAGLLQR from the coding sequence ATGGACTCACTCACCCAGGCGGTGCTCGGCGCCACTATCCAGGGCGCGCTGCTCGGCCGCTGGCAGGGGCGCAAGGCGCTGCTCTACGGAGCCGTGCTCGGCACGCTCCCGGACCTGGACGTGGCGATCCGCTATACCGATGCGGTGGCGGCCATGACCTACCACCGGGGCTTCAGCCATTCGATCTTCGTGCTCAGCGCCCTGGCGGCGTTGCTCACGCTGCTGGTGCGACGATGGCGGCCGAATCCCGGCTATTCGACGCAGCGGCTGTTCCTCAGCCTCTGGCTGGTACTGGTGACCCACACCCTGCTGGACTGTTTCACCAGCTATGGCACCCAGCTGTTCTGGCCATTGATGACGCCCCCCATCGCCTGGTCGAGCATCTTCATCATCGACCCGCTCTACACCTTGCCCCTCCTGGCGGCGGTGATCGGTGGGGTGCTTTTCGGCCTGCGTGACCGCACGCCACGGCTACCGGTGGCGGCGCTGGCGCTGTCCAGCCTCTACCTGCTCTCGACCCTCGGCGGCAAGTTCATGGCCGAGCAGCGGGTGCAGGAGGCACTGGAACGGGACGGCGTTCGCCCGCAGGCGATGTTCAGCACGCCGACACCGTTCAACACCCTGCTCTGGCGGGTGATCGTGCTCGACGGCGAGGACTACCACGAAGCCCTGGTGAGCTGGTTCGACCGCGAGCCGCCACGGCTCGAACCCATCCCCCGAGGTACCGAACTGGCGCGGTGCCTGCGGGATTCGCCGCAGCACCTGCGGCTGGCCTGGTTCACCCACGGCATCCTGCGCTACGACCAGATCGACCAGGTGCTGGTGGTCACCGACCTGCGCCTGGGCATGACTGGCTTCCATCCTTTCCGCTTCATCCTCGCCGAACACCGGGATGGCCGCTGGCAGCCGGTGAAGGAAGCTCGCCGCTGGCACACCGAACGGGGGGACCTGGATCGGCTCAAGGTGCTCTGGCAGCGGATCTGGCATGAGGATCAGGCGGTTCCGCTTTCCACCTGGGCGGGACTGCTGCAGCGCTAG
- a CDS encoding VOC family protein: MDIRGLGYVTVASTDLNRWREYAAGVLGMMVDAVADERLYLKMDERPYRILVERADRDGYGACGWEVAGKAAFEQAIAELQQADVEVQRASAADASGRRVQELARFADPDGNRHELFWGPQQDFAPFVSPVGVSGFVTSDLGMGHAVLPAPSFDRCLDFYERVMGFGLSDLMKVRFTPDPAEPEKRIHFLHCNNGRHHSLALFECPIPSGCVHLMVEVGELDDVGRALDRMHASGVKLSATLGRHTNDDMTSFYMQTPGGFDLEYGCGGKVMDWERHTPFESTVVSHWGHDFSVGRR, encoded by the coding sequence ATGGATATCCGTGGCCTGGGGTACGTCACCGTAGCCTCGACAGACCTGAACCGCTGGCGCGAGTACGCCGCCGGGGTGCTCGGCATGATGGTGGATGCCGTTGCGGACGAGCGGCTCTACCTGAAGATGGACGAACGCCCCTACCGCATCCTGGTGGAGCGTGCCGACCGCGACGGTTACGGCGCCTGTGGCTGGGAAGTGGCCGGCAAGGCCGCCTTCGAGCAGGCCATCGCCGAACTGCAGCAGGCCGACGTCGAGGTGCAGCGTGCCAGTGCTGCCGACGCGTCCGGCCGCAGGGTGCAGGAGCTGGCGCGCTTCGCCGATCCGGATGGCAATCGCCACGAACTGTTCTGGGGCCCGCAGCAGGATTTCGCACCCTTCGTTTCCCCGGTAGGTGTCAGCGGCTTCGTCACCAGCGACCTGGGCATGGGCCACGCGGTGCTGCCGGCACCCTCCTTTGACCGCTGCCTGGACTTCTACGAGCGGGTCATGGGCTTCGGTCTCTCCGACCTGATGAAAGTGCGCTTCACCCCTGATCCGGCCGAACCGGAAAAGCGCATCCACTTCCTCCACTGCAACAACGGCCGCCATCACTCCCTGGCGCTGTTCGAGTGCCCGATTCCCTCCGGCTGCGTGCACCTGATGGTGGAAGTGGGCGAGCTGGACGACGTGGGCCGTGCCCTGGACCGCATGCATGCCAGCGGCGTCAAGCTCTCCGCCACCCTCGGCCGCCACACCAACGACGACATGACCAGCTTCTACATGCAGACCCCGGGCGGCTTCGACCTGGAATACGGCTGCGGCGGCAAGGTCATGGACTGGGAACGCCACACCCCCTTCGAGAGCACCGTGGTCAGCCACTGGGGCCACGACTTCAGCGTTGGCCGTCGCTAA
- a CDS encoding CoA transferase subunit A: protein MDKRMTAADMVGQLRDGMTIGIGGWGPRRKPMALVREILRSDLKDLTVVAYGGADVGMLCAAGKVRKLIYAFVSLDFIPLEPYFRKARQEGAVEVMEIDEGMLLLGLKAAAMGVPFIPTAVGLGTDVLRINPELKLVSSPYDDSRDWVAMPALKLDAALIHVDRADARGVCQIAGPDHYMDDLFVRAAEKAYVSCDELVDSAWFHEDPSRARQVFWERNRTSAVVHLAGGAHPSSCAPLYGFDTAHFKAYNASAAEPDGWQAYMERYVNCGEAEYLARVGGLDAIRQLPLPVF from the coding sequence ATGGACAAACGCATGACCGCTGCCGACATGGTCGGCCAGCTACGCGACGGGATGACCATCGGCATTGGCGGCTGGGGCCCACGGCGCAAGCCGATGGCCCTGGTTCGCGAGATCCTCCGTTCCGACCTCAAGGACCTCACCGTGGTCGCCTACGGCGGCGCCGACGTCGGCATGCTCTGTGCCGCCGGCAAGGTGCGCAAGCTGATCTACGCCTTCGTCTCGCTGGACTTCATTCCGCTGGAACCCTACTTCCGCAAAGCCCGCCAGGAAGGCGCGGTGGAGGTGATGGAAATCGACGAAGGCATGCTGCTGCTCGGCCTCAAGGCTGCCGCCATGGGCGTGCCCTTCATTCCCACCGCCGTGGGCCTGGGCACTGATGTACTGCGCATCAACCCGGAGCTGAAGCTGGTCAGCTCGCCCTACGACGACAGCCGCGACTGGGTCGCCATGCCGGCGCTGAAGCTGGATGCAGCGCTGATCCACGTCGACCGTGCCGACGCCCGTGGCGTCTGCCAGATCGCCGGCCCGGACCACTACATGGACGACCTCTTCGTGCGTGCCGCCGAGAAGGCCTACGTGAGTTGCGACGAACTGGTGGACAGCGCCTGGTTCCACGAGGACCCATCCCGCGCACGCCAGGTGTTCTGGGAACGCAACCGCACCAGTGCCGTGGTGCACCTGGCAGGCGGCGCCCACCCGTCCTCCTGCGCGCCGCTGTACGGCTTCGATACCGCCCACTTCAAGGCCTACAACGCCTCGGCCGCCGAGCCGGATGGCTGGCAGGCCTACATGGAACGCTACGTCAACTGCGGGGAAGCGGAATACCTGGCCCGTGTAGGCGGCCTGGACGCGATTCGCCAACTGCCGCTCCCGGTTTTCTGA
- a CDS encoding CoA-transferase subunit beta, with amino-acid sequence MTATKQPYSLAELMICAASEAFADDGEVLATGIGVLQRLAASLAMLNSNAQLMMTDSEAFMVAEPVPLGPRGGYQPKFDSWMGFSRIFDNVWSGKRHALVGPVQIDRFGQANISCIGDHAKPKSQMLGVRGFPGNSISHANSFMVPGHNKRVFVDGEVDVVASVGYNPERLARGWSFDEIDIRLIVTDLCVLDFQGPDRQMRIRSLHPGVTVDEVQAATGFPLCVPDEIPTTAAPTLEQLILIQQLDPHNLRASQLKDNPPGVRARATSH; translated from the coding sequence ATGACTGCCACCAAGCAACCCTACAGCCTCGCCGAACTGATGATCTGCGCCGCTTCCGAAGCGTTCGCGGACGACGGTGAGGTGCTCGCCACCGGCATCGGCGTATTGCAACGCCTGGCCGCGTCGCTGGCGATGCTCAACAGCAACGCCCAACTGATGATGACCGACTCCGAAGCCTTCATGGTCGCCGAGCCGGTGCCCCTGGGCCCGCGCGGCGGCTACCAGCCCAAGTTCGACAGCTGGATGGGCTTCTCGCGCATCTTCGACAACGTCTGGAGCGGCAAGCGCCATGCCCTGGTGGGCCCGGTGCAGATCGACCGCTTCGGCCAGGCCAACATTTCCTGCATTGGCGACCACGCCAAACCGAAGTCGCAGATGCTCGGGGTGCGCGGCTTCCCCGGCAACTCCATCAGCCACGCCAACTCCTTCATGGTGCCCGGCCACAACAAGCGGGTGTTCGTCGACGGCGAAGTGGATGTGGTGGCGTCGGTTGGCTACAACCCCGAGCGCCTCGCCCGTGGCTGGTCGTTCGACGAAATCGACATCCGCCTGATCGTCACCGATCTCTGCGTGCTCGACTTCCAGGGGCCCGACCGGCAAATGCGCATCCGCTCGCTGCATCCGGGCGTCACGGTGGACGAAGTGCAGGCCGCCACCGGCTTCCCGCTGTGTGTGCCGGACGAGATCCCGACCACTGCCGCGCCGACCCTCGAACAACTGATCCTCATCCAGCAACTGGACCCGCACAACCTGCGCGCCAGCCAGCTCAAGGACAACCCGCCGGGCGTGCGTGCCCGTGCCACCAGCCACTGA
- a CDS encoding enoyl-CoA hydratase: MNDEQPEAEVVQYEVQGPLALVTMHRPEYHNAQNSRMTYALDAAFKRACDDDNVKVIVLRGAGKHFSAGHDIGTPGRDVNQSFERTSLWYDHVNKPGGEFLYAREQEVYLGMCRRWREMPKPTIAMVQGACIAGGLMLAWVCDLIIASDDAYFSDPVVRMGIPGVEYFAHVHELNPRIAKEFLFLGERMGAERAWQMGMVNRVVPRDVLEDVTLDVARRIAQMPRMGLQLTKQAVNNAEDLMGKRATMDMVFGLHHFAHVHNELVSGDKLGGYDARAMAQSQRNPSEA, from the coding sequence ATGAATGACGAACAGCCCGAAGCAGAGGTGGTGCAGTACGAGGTGCAGGGCCCGCTGGCCCTGGTCACCATGCACCGTCCCGAGTACCACAACGCGCAGAACTCGCGCATGACCTACGCCCTGGACGCCGCCTTCAAGCGCGCCTGCGACGACGACAACGTCAAGGTCATCGTCCTGCGTGGCGCCGGCAAGCATTTCTCCGCCGGCCACGACATCGGCACCCCCGGTCGCGACGTCAACCAGAGCTTCGAGCGCACCAGCCTCTGGTACGACCACGTGAACAAGCCGGGCGGCGAGTTCCTCTACGCCCGCGAACAGGAGGTCTACCTCGGCATGTGCCGGCGCTGGCGCGAGATGCCCAAGCCGACCATCGCCATGGTCCAGGGCGCCTGCATCGCTGGCGGGCTGATGCTGGCCTGGGTCTGCGACCTGATCATCGCCTCGGACGATGCCTACTTCTCCGATCCGGTGGTACGCATGGGTATTCCCGGCGTCGAGTACTTCGCCCACGTGCATGAGCTCAACCCGCGCATCGCCAAGGAATTCCTTTTCCTGGGCGAGCGTATGGGGGCCGAGCGTGCCTGGCAGATGGGCATGGTCAACAGGGTGGTGCCGCGCGACGTGCTGGAGGACGTGACCCTGGATGTGGCACGGCGCATCGCGCAGATGCCGCGCATGGGCCTGCAGCTCACCAAGCAGGCGGTGAACAACGCCGAAGACCTGATGGGCAAGCGCGCCACCATGGACATGGTGTTCGGCCTGCACCACTTCGCCCACGTGCACAACGAACTGGTCAGTGGCGACAAGCTGGGCGGCTACGACGCCCGCGCCATGGCGCAGTCCCAGCGCAACCCGTCGGAGGCGTGA